A genomic segment from Lutzomyia longipalpis isolate SR_M1_2022 chromosome 3, ASM2433408v1 encodes:
- the LOC129792691 gene encoding uncharacterized protein LOC129792691, whose protein sequence is MHPKTMTVLAIAHVVSAFFVQEYTGENVGEDSSEENNSTDCDFLTVAPEDLPAKGIDMDTITIIWYLSTFVALVAFFVVMACSDNYCGRPRKPEEPPTTAPPTPAPSYREFAPPSYDSVMKRYKNRVFIIPVSDSSTDQATQVQEVVVHASDDTAPEVASQDATRQEVVATVETSQTQVERF, encoded by the exons ATGCATCCTAAAACTATGACAG TGCTCGCGATCGCACACGTGGTGTCAGCGTTCTTCGTGCAGGAATACACCGGCGAAAATGTTGGTGAAGATTCGTCCGAAGAAAACAACTCGACCGATTGTGATTTCCTAA CTGTTGCACCTGAAGATCTTCCTGCAAAGGGCATAGACATGGATACGATCACGATTATTTGGTACCTTTCGACATTTGTGGCTCTCGTGGCATTCTTCGTTGTGATGGCATGCTCAGACAACTACTGTGGTCGCCCAAGGAAGCCCGAAGAGCCCCCAACGACTGCCCCACCCACCCCAGCACCATCATACCGCGAATTTGCACCACCAAGCTATGATTCGGTGATGAAGCGCTACAAGAATCGCGTCTTTATCATTCCTGTGAGTGACTCAAGTACCGATCAGGCGACACAAGTTCAGGAAGTCGTTGTTCATGCATCTGATGACACTGCCCCGGAAGTTGCTTCACAAGATGCTACAAGGCAAGAAGTTGTTGCCACCGTGGAAACTTCCCAGACACAAGTTGAGAGATTTTAG